The stretch of DNA GGGTGTGGGAAGACCACGCTGCTGAACCTCCTGGCCGGATTCCTCTCGCCGACGCGGGGCGAGATCCTGGTCGGGGGCCAGCCGGTGACCGGGAAGGGGGGCGACCGGGGGATCGTCTTCCAGGACTTCGCCCAGCTCTTCCCGTGGCGGACCGCCCAGCGAAACGTCGAGTTCGGCCTGGAGATGCGGAACATCGCTGCCGCCGAGCGCCGCGAGATCGCCCGGCGCCATCTCCGGCTCGTGAAGCTCGAGCCGTTCGCCGGCGCCTATCCCCACCAGCTCTCGGGCGGGATGCAGCAGCGGGTGGCGATCGCCCGGGCCCTCGCCTACAACCCGTCCGTGCTGCTGATGGACGAACCCTTCGCCGCCCTGGATGCCATGACGCGGGAGGAGATGCAGCGGCTCCTGGTCGAGGTCTGGCAGGCGACGCGGAAGACGGTCGTCTACGTCACCCACAACGTGGCCGAGGCGGTCTACCTGGCCGACCGGATCGTCGTCCTCACCCCGCATCCGGGGACGGTGAAGACCGAGTTGAAGGTCACCCTGCCGCGGATGCGGGATCCGCTGCGGGTGGAGTTCCTGGAGCACCAGCGCGAGGTCCTCGCGCACCTGACCGACTCGGCCGAGCGGCCGTGAGGGGGCAGGCGGCGCCGCGGCGGAGCGCGCGCCGCGGCACTCATGCTACTATCCGACCCGGCCGGCGGGCTGGCGAGCGCGCGCCGGCCCGCGATCGACCCCCAGGAGTGTGTCGGCGTAACCCGGGACCGACCACCGAGCGCGTGGTGCATCGAGGAGCGCTCCGAGCGGCGGCTGTGCCGCCGCAACCCTCCTCGGGGGAGGTTTCGGAGGGGGCCGTAGAGGCCCCCTCCGATGAACGGGAGGTGGAGCGTGCCCAAGCCGGAGTACGAGTTCCACGAGCCGCGGGAGAACCCCTGGGAGCCGGCCTTCGGCGAGATCCCCGGCGCCTGGCAGCAGATCCTGTCGCGCGATCCCGAGAAGGGGGACTACACGCGACTGGTGCGCCTCGATCCCGGCGCCGACACCTCGGCGGCGGGCACGCTCGTCCACGATTTCTGGGAAGAGGTCTACATCGTACGCGGCGATCTGACGGACCTCCGCCTCGGCGAGACGTTCCGGGCCGGCTACTACGCCTGCCGTCCTCCCGGCATGACGCACGGCCCGTATCGGTCTCCGAGCGGAGTGCTCATGGTCGAGTTCCGGTACGGATTCCGGAAGTGATCCAGCCGGGCGGCGCGGCTCAGGTCAGGAAGTCCTCGAGGCGGACCTCGCCCCACCGCAGCGGCCAGGCCCGCTCGTAGTCCCGCCGCTCGGCGGCGCGATACGGCGCCGGCTTGGTGGCATCGATGCCCCAGCGCGACCCGACCGAGGGGAAGCGCGTCTGGCTGGTGTTCGGCATCGCCCCAGGCGAAGGCCGCGCGGTCGGGTCGAAGATCCAGCCGCGGGTGTTCCCCACCGTGATCACGTCCCGGGCGGGGTCGACCCGGGTGGCCAGGGCGTACATCACGTCGCGATAGTCGTAGATGTCGACGTCGGGGTCCACCGCGATGACGAGCTTGTTGTTCAGGAAGGTGCCCATCGCCACCAGCAGCGCGTCGGCCACCTGCCCGTCCATGCTCGGCTCGACCTGCAGCACGAGACACATCGCCCCGCCGCCTTGCGGATAGGTGAGGTCGCGCACCGCGACCCCCATGCCGCGGAGCCGCTCGTAGAGGAGCGCTTCCTGCCACAGCCGCGGCAGCTCCTGGTGGTCGGTGAAGGGGGTCATCAGGTGGTGCCGGTAGATCGGGCTCTCCCGCATCGTGATGGCGGTGACCTCGAACACGGGCTGCTGGCTCGCATACGGCGTGAAGAGCATGGTCGGACCGGGCGAGGGGCCGTCCTGGGCGGTCCGCGTCGGATGGACGAAGCCTTCGACGACGATGCTGGCGTCCGCCGGCACCGCGAGGTCGACCGTCTCGCACCGCACCAGCTCCCCGGGCTCGCCGGTTATCGCCTGGTAGAGCTCGAGCTCCCACCACCCCTCGTGCACGTAGTTGTAGGCGGCCGCCAGCTCCCAGGCCGGGTGGGTGCCGATCGCGATGGCCATCGGCATCCGGGTACCGGCCGCCCGGTGCTTGGCCAGGATGCCGATGGCGGTCGGAGTCACGAACGACGCGACCATCTCCCGCGGCCCCAGGACGCCGCATCGCGGGAACATCGCGTTCCAGGCGCCGCGTTCCGGATCCCGCATGACGACGAAGCTCGTGGTGTAGGGGTAGGGGTCGAGCGCGGTGTGGGTGACGATCGGGAGCCGCCCGAGGTCCACGTCCTCACCGAGGTACCTCCGCGCCTTGCAGGGGGCGTCGTCCACCGTCCGGAGCGGCGCCGGACCGCGTTTCCGCACCTCACACAGCGCCCGCACCACGTCGCCGGGCTCGCAGCCGAGCACCCGGGCCTGGGCCGCCCGGTGGACGAACAGGAGGTCCACCACGGGCATGTCCTGGCCTTCGACGTTCTCGAAGACGATCGGGCGGCCGGCCTGGGCGGTCAGGGCCCCGATGGCGTCGAGCGGGACCGGTTTTCCGATACAGAGGAAGTGCTCCCGATGAGCGCTCAGGAAGCCGGCCAGATCCTTCATCGAGTTGCCCTCTCGTTCACCGGGCGAGACCTTCCGGCGTCAGCGGGGGCCGACCTCGACCCACTTCGCCTCGGCGGCCACCGGGTCCTCCAGCGGCACGCCCATCGCGGTGTGCATGGTGTTGTACATCTTCCAGAAGCCGACCACCAGCACGATCTCCATCACCTCTTGCGGGGTGAAGGCCGCCGCCAGCCGGCGGCGGAGGTCGCCGGTGACGCCCTTGGGATCGAGGCTCGCCTGGTGGACGAATTCGAAGGCCACCCGCTCCCGGTCGTCGGTCGGCTCGAGATGCAGAAGGTCGAGGAGGTCCGTCTCGCCGTAGCCCCAGCGACGCTTCAACGTGGCCGCGTGGTGAGCCGTGCAGTAGGTGCACTCGTTGTCGCGGCTGGCGATCATGCTCAGCCGGTACTTGAAGCGCTCGGGGAGCGAGTTGCGCTCGTCGCGCATCACCGCGTTATTCAGCTTGAAGAGGTACTCGGCGATCCACGGGATGTGCATGTAGAGGGTGATCGTGTAGGGCAGGAAGCCCATGCGCGCGATGTAGTAGTGGAGGTCCGGCCGCGCGTGGACCGGCACGTGCTCGAGGTTCTCGCCGATCGCGGGGTACGGGATGAACGCCCGCTGGTCGCCCGAGGCGAGGATGTTCCGGGTCGTGGGCTGAGGGGAGCTCTGCTGCTTGAGATCGGTGGTCATGGTCGCGCCTCCTCTCGGTCGCGAGCGCGCTGGGTCGCCCGAGCGGTCGTCCGGTGGCCTGGCCCGCCGCGCGCGGGTAGGCCCAGGATAGACCAGGATCGTCGGTGGGGACAAGGTGTCATGGTCCGGCGCCGGACGCCAGCCGGCCCCCGGCCCCGGGGTGATCGCTCGCCTGCCGGCGTGTGTCGCGCAGGATCGGCGTGTGGATATAATGGTCCGTCTCGCGTCGGCCCTCCTCAGACGCCAGGCGACCAGCAAGGAGACAGGCGATGACACCCATCACGTCCGAGCGCACGCTCGCCACGCATCCGCTGGACCCGCTCACCGCTGACGAGATCAGCCGCGCCTGGGAGATTCTCCGCACGCGAGAGCCTCTGGGCGCGCGGACCCGAGTGGTTTCCATCACGCTCCAGGAGCCGCCCAAGGAGGCCGCGCTGCGTCATCGGCCCGGCGACGCGGTGGAGCGGGCGGCGCTCGTCGTGCTCATCGACAGCGCGGCGGCCAGGACGTTCGAGGCCGTCGTCTCCCTCTCCCAGAAGCAGGTGCTCTCCTGGGAGCACATTCCCGGCGTCCAGCCGGCCATCGTCCTCGACGAGTTCTTCGAGTGCGAGGCGGCCGTGCGCGCCGATCCGCGCTGGCAGGAGGCCATGCGGAAGCGCGGAGTGACGGACTTCAGCCTGGCCATGGTAGACCCGTGGTCGGCCGGCCACTTCGGCTTCGCGGGTGAGGAGGGCCGGCGGCTCGCCCGCACGCTCACCTGGGTTCGGCGCAGCCCGAATGACAACGGCTATGCCCGCCCGGTGGCGAACCTGATCGCGGTCGTCGATCTGAACGACATGACCGTGCTCGGGGTCGAGGACTATGGCGTGGTCCCCCTGCCGCCGGAGGATGCCAACTACTCGCCGGACGTCGCGGGGACCCGGACCGATCTCAAGCCGATCGAGATCCGTCAGCCGGAAGGCCCGAGCTTCCGGCTCGACGGCCACGAGCTCGCCTGGCAGAAATGGCGCCTGCGCCTCGGGTTCACGCCTCGCGAGGGGCTGGTGCTCCACACGGTCACCTACCGTGACCAGGGGCGGGAGCGCCCGATCCTCTACCGGGCCTCGGTGGTCGACATGGTCGTCCCGTACGGGGACCCGCGGCCCACCTACTTCCACCGCAACGCCTTCGACGTGGGGGAGTACGGGATCGGGTACCTGGCGAACTCGCTGGAAAACGGGTGCGACTGCCTGGGCGAGGTCCGCTACCTGGACGCCGTCGTCAACGACAGCCGGGGCGGTGCTCAGACGGTGCGGAACGCCGTGTGCGTGCACGAGGAGGATTACGGCATCCTCTGGAAGCACTTCGACTGGCGGACGGGGTACAGCGAGGTGCGCCGGTCGCGCCGGCTGGTGGTGTCGTTCATCGCCACCGTCGGCAACTACGAGTACGGCTTCTACTGGTACTTCTATCAGGACGGCACCATCCAGCTCGAGGTGAAGCTGACCGGCATCGCCTCCAACGGGGCGGTGCCGCCCGGGGAGAAGCCCCGCTGGGGAGAGCTGGTGGCGCCTCAGGTCTACGCCCCCATCCACCAGCACTTCTTCAACGTGCGACTCGACATGATGGTCGACGGGCTCCACAACTCCGTCTACGAGGTCAACACGGTCGCCGACCCTCCGGGCCCGGAGAATCCGCACCGCAACGCCTTCCACACCGAGGCCACCCTGCTCCGCTGCGAGTCCGAGGCCCAGCGCATCATCGATCCGCTGGCCGGCCGGTTCTGGACGATCGTCAACCCATCGGTCCGGAACCGCCTCGGCGAGCCGGTCGGTTACAAGCTCATGCCCGGAGAGAACGTCCTGCCCTTCGCGGCGGGCGACGCGTCGGTGACCCGACGGGCGGCCTTCATGACCAAGCATCTCTGGGTCACCCGCTACGACCCGCGCGAGCGCTACGCCGGCGGCGAGTACCCGAACCAGCATCCGGGCGGGGCCGGCCTCCCCAGTTACGTCCAGGACGACGCGTCCCTGGACAACACCGACGTGGTGGTCTGGTACACGTTCGGCGCCCATCACGTCGTGCGGACGGAGGACTGGCCGGTGATGCCCGTGACCTGCATCGGCTTCATGCTCAAGCCCGTCGGCTTCTTCGACCGCAACCCCGCCCTCGACGTGCCGCCGTCGCCACGCCACCCGGCGTGCGGTCAGAACGACTCGAGCTGCCACGCCGGCTGATTGCCATGCGCGAGATCCGCGACGGGATGCGCATCGACTGGGACGTGCCCATCCCGATGGATGATGACTGCTTCACCGGCTGCGGCCCCTTCCTGCACACCGACGCGCGAGACCGGCCCCCCGCGGTCTTCGGGAAGAACGTCACCCTGCACTGCGGTCCCCGGCGACTGGCCCACCTCCTGCTCCCCATCGTCCCCCCTCCGGGACCGGCGGAGCGGCCGGCGTGAGCCAGGACGCGAAGCCCTTCACCGTGATGGCCGCGGCCCTGCTGGCGCTGATCGCCGTGTTGCAACTGCTCCGCTTCCTCTTCCGATGGGAGGTCACCCTGGACGGCATGATCGTCCCCGTCTGGCTGAGCGGGATCGCCTTCGTGGTCGCCGGGGGGCTCGCGGTGATGCTCTGGCGGGAGATGCGCCGGTGAGCGAGAGGGCGCGAGAGGTGAGGGTGATGCGGCCGCTGAAGGCTCTCCTGGTCATCGCCCTGGCAGCGGCGGCGCCGGCCACGGCCCGCGCCAACGGGGATTCCGCCATCGGACCGCCCACCGTGTTCGAGCGCTTCGTGCTGTCGGCCTGCTCGCCTTGCATCAGGGAGTCGTATCCCATCGCCTCGCTGGCGGTCAAGCTGCAGACGCCGCCCGGGTTCTTGCGGGTGGCCGGTGCGGCGGCGTCGCGGCCGGGGGAGATCGGGATCGAGGTGCTGCGGGCCCAGCAGTTCGGCCGGGCCGACTGGAAGTCCCTGGCCCTGCGGGTGACCCTCTGGGTGATCGCGAGTCCGG from Candidatus Methylomirabilota bacterium encodes:
- a CDS encoding ABC transporter ATP-binding protein, producing GCGKTTLLNLLAGFLSPTRGEILVGGQPVTGKGGDRGIVFQDFAQLFPWRTAQRNVEFGLEMRNIAAAERREIARRHLRLVKLEPFAGAYPHQLSGGMQQRVAIARALAYNPSVLLMDEPFAALDAMTREEMQRLLVEVWQATRKTVVYVTHNVAEAVYLADRIVVLTPHPGTVKTELKVTLPRMRDPLRVEFLEHQREVLAHLTDSAERP
- a CDS encoding cupin domain-containing protein, which codes for MPKPEYEFHEPRENPWEPAFGEIPGAWQQILSRDPEKGDYTRLVRLDPGADTSAAGTLVHDFWEEVYIVRGDLTDLRLGETFRAGYYACRPPGMTHGPYRSPSGVLMVEFRYGFRK
- a CDS encoding UbiD family decarboxylase, which produces MKDLAGFLSAHREHFLCIGKPVPLDAIGALTAQAGRPIVFENVEGQDMPVVDLLFVHRAAQARVLGCEPGDVVRALCEVRKRGPAPLRTVDDAPCKARRYLGEDVDLGRLPIVTHTALDPYPYTTSFVVMRDPERGAWNAMFPRCGVLGPREMVASFVTPTAIGILAKHRAAGTRMPMAIAIGTHPAWELAAAYNYVHEGWWELELYQAITGEPGELVRCETVDLAVPADASIVVEGFVHPTRTAQDGPSPGPTMLFTPYASQQPVFEVTAITMRESPIYRHHLMTPFTDHQELPRLWQEALLYERLRGMGVAVRDLTYPQGGGAMCLVLQVEPSMDGQVADALLVAMGTFLNNKLVIAVDPDVDIYDYRDVMYALATRVDPARDVITVGNTRGWIFDPTARPSPGAMPNTSQTRFPSVGSRWGIDATKPAPYRAAERRDYERAWPLRWGEVRLEDFLT
- a CDS encoding primary-amine oxidase; translation: MTPITSERTLATHPLDPLTADEISRAWEILRTREPLGARTRVVSITLQEPPKEAALRHRPGDAVERAALVVLIDSAAARTFEAVVSLSQKQVLSWEHIPGVQPAIVLDEFFECEAAVRADPRWQEAMRKRGVTDFSLAMVDPWSAGHFGFAGEEGRRLARTLTWVRRSPNDNGYARPVANLIAVVDLNDMTVLGVEDYGVVPLPPEDANYSPDVAGTRTDLKPIEIRQPEGPSFRLDGHELAWQKWRLRLGFTPREGLVLHTVTYRDQGRERPILYRASVVDMVVPYGDPRPTYFHRNAFDVGEYGIGYLANSLENGCDCLGEVRYLDAVVNDSRGGAQTVRNAVCVHEEDYGILWKHFDWRTGYSEVRRSRRLVVSFIATVGNYEYGFYWYFYQDGTIQLEVKLTGIASNGAVPPGEKPRWGELVAPQVYAPIHQHFFNVRLDMMVDGLHNSVYEVNTVADPPGPENPHRNAFHTEATLLRCESEAQRIIDPLAGRFWTIVNPSVRNRLGEPVGYKLMPGENVLPFAAGDASVTRRAAFMTKHLWVTRYDPRERYAGGEYPNQHPGGAGLPSYVQDDASLDNTDVVVWYTFGAHHVVRTEDWPVMPVTCIGFMLKPVGFFDRNPALDVPPSPRHPACGQNDSSCHAG